Genomic window (Hydrogenimonas cancrithermarum):
AGGACAAGGCGCTGCAGATCAAGGGGATGAGTTACAGCATCGACGATCTTTTGACATTGCAGTACGGCCGAGAAGCGAAAGCGCTCTACGACGGCAGTTACATCAACTTCTATCTCTCCCCCAAAGATTACCACCGTTACCATATGCCCTACAAGCTGCGTATCGCCTCCATTCTGCACCAGCCGGGAAAGCTCTACCCGGTCAACTTCCCTTCACTGCGCCGGACAAAAGAGCTTTTCGTTGAGAACGAGCGTGTGATTTTGGAGTGTTTCACCGAAAAAAATCACCGTATTTTCATCGTCCTCGTGGGTGCACTCAATGTCGGAAAGATGACGATAGCCTTCGACCACCGCATCAAAACCAATGCCGACAGACGCGAACCGACCTTTTACAAATACGACAAAAAACCGGTTTGGTTGCACAAAGGGGACCTGCTCGGCATGTTCATGATGGGTTCGACCGTGCTCATCTTCGCCGAGCCGGGTCTTATGGATGTCCGGACGAACGACAGAACCCACGTCCGCTTCGGGGAACGGGTGGCGATTATCAACGAATAGAGTCAGCCGGCCACCGGTAAGTGAACTTTGGATACGAAAGATTTCCCGCCGATGCGCGGGGAGAATTTTTACCTCTCATCGATCCGGTTTTTCAAAAACGCCCGGATCTTTTCTTTCAGCTCTTTCAATTCATTCTCATTTTTTCCATACCGTAAATGATGGTAAATTCGATCGATTGTCTCGATCGGCTCTTCTTCGGGATGATCTTCGAGATAGCGCTTGAAAAGTGAGCGGAGTGTCTCTCCCTCCTTACGCGAATATCCCTCTTTTTCAAGTCGTTTGAGAAGAGGCTGTAAAAGACACAGGATTTTGTCGGGGCAGGGGGCTCTTTTGAAATGACGGACGGCTATCGTGACAACGATAATCAGAAGCAAAAGGGCGACGATGAATTGTATGACGAAAATCGGGTCGTTTTTCGCTTTTTCGAGTAGCTGCATCTGTCTGAACCGGCTGTAGCGCAAAATCCATGTTTCAACCTGGTATTTGGCGTAAAGAATGTAGAGGTCGAGTCGGGTTCTGGCCCGTGAAACTGTAGCGTCGCCCTGTGTCGTATCTTTACGCAGCAGTTCCGCCACTGTGTCGTCACTGATAAAAGCGGCGGTTGCAGTCGTTTCGACCCGCTGCCAATGGCCGTCGATCAGTACTTCCGCCCAAGCGTGGGCGTCACGCTCCTCTACGGCGAGGTAGTTTTTGACACGGTTCGCCATCTTCCCTTTGTATCCGGTGACGATGCGTGCCGGAAGGCCGGCGAGGCGTGCCATCGTTACGAAACTGCTGGCGAAGTGGACGCAATAGCCCTTTTTCTTCTCGAAGAGGAAGCTGTCGGTGGCGTGGTTCAGCTCGAGCGGTTCTGGTTTCAATGTATAGGTCAGGCGTGCAGTTTTGAAAAAGCGTACCAGTGCATCGATACGTCTCTCTTCTTCGGGGTAATCCGCTCTGATTTTTTTCGCCGCCGCTGCCGTTTTCGGGTTGGAGGAGGCGTTTGCATCGAGTGCGTAGGCGATGACGGTTTCGTCCGTCGAAGCTCCGTAACGGTACTCCAGGGCGGAGCTCGCCTCATAGATCTGCGGCGCGTCGATCGTCTCTTTGACTGTCGTTTCGAAATCGGCATTTATCCACGCTCCTTCGGGTGCTTCGATCGGCAGGTCGAGCAGATAGAGCCACTTTTTGTGCGTCGGGTAGAGGTTGACTTTGTAGATGACGATGTTGGTGGCCTCTTCATACATTGGCGGCGTGGCGTACTTTCTTGGAGCGATGCGGTGTTGGATAAAAGGGGGCAGCGGTTCCCAATGGTCTTTTTTGTCGACATAGAGCACGCTGCCTCTGAAATAGAGTTTGCTTTCGGGTGGAAACTCTCCTTCGAACCCCACCTCCATGACGATGCGATCGGAAAGGACGTTCAGAGCGCCGGCATCGAGCCGCATCGTTCCGTCGTGGCCCATCCGCTGGAATGATTCGCCACGAAAACCGTAGGAGGCGTGCCCGAAGGAGATGCGTGGGAAAAAGATGAAGAGCAGCACGACCCACGGTAGCGAAAGGAGAAAGAGAATGCCGGTCATGCGCAGGCTTTCACGGAAGCCGCTTTGCATCTGCCATGTCAGAATGAGCCAGAGCAGTATGAAAAGTTCGAAAACGATATAGACGAGCATCGCGATCGAATCGAAAAAGAAGAGTGAAAGGGCGAGCAGAAGCATCGGCGAGACGATCAGGTAGCCGTTGATGGTTCTTGTCAGACGCTGCAGCGAAACGGCGAGAATCAGTAGGTAGGCCAGAAGTTCGACGAAAAGTTTGAGGCGTGAGAGTCCGATGAAATTAAATGCGCCGTAGAGCGACAGGAAGATCGCGACGAGACCCAAAAGCGCCGTAAAGACCAGCAACGGCCTGGAAACACTTTTCCGCGAGATTACGAGAAAAACGACCACCATCATGAAAAGAAGCATGGGCAGTTTCGCCACGAGCAGGATCGGCGGCAAGACCGTCAAATAGGCGATGTCGAGCAGCCGCAGTGCCTTCGGATCGGTCATTGCAATGGGGCGTTCAGTAGGTTGCGAGCGTTTCCAATATCGCATCGATCCCCTCCTTTCGGCTGTCAAGCTCCCCGTGCGGCATCCGGATGATGAACGGGAGGCCACGCTTTTCGCATTCAAGTGCCCAGAGCGTCAACTGCGAAAGTCTCGCTTCGTCACTCTTTGCGCAGCTTTTGAAGTCGAAACGAAGTGTCTGCGTTTCGTGCTCCGTGATAAAATGTTTGACCATCGTCTCCCCTTTTGCAACCGAAGGCCAGTGGATCCGCGAAGCGCTTTGCGAGCCGCTGTAGTGTACCAGGCCGTCGAAATCGGTCTCTTCGCCGTAATGGGTACGGATGCGCTGCAGATAGCTTTGCAGCGGTTTTCCTTTCGGCTCGGGGTAGACGACGACCTCACAGCGCGCTTCGATCGGAAGGACGAAGCGTATCGTCGAGAGTGGGAAGCGGCTTTCGAGCCTACAGGGCCCAAGCGCCATACGTCCACGCCGTTTCGGAACGATCGGAAGATTGGCCCGAATCACGGTTTGGGGTTCGATGGAGGATAGAGGCTGGCTTTGGTCTTTGCACCATAAGGCGATGCCCCATGCCGTGGCGGGCGAAGGGTTTTTCACATTGAACCGGCAGTGGCTTTCGCGTTTTGCGAAAAGGCGGCCACATCCCTCGAACCCGGCTTCCAGCCGGCCGATATTGAGTATGCCGAGAGGCGCGGCGGTCAGGACGGCGGCAAAAAGAAAAAAGAGGGTGATGTAGACAAGGTTAAAGTTGTGCATGTAAGCCTCCAGAAAGAGGCCGACAAGCAGCAGTACGACAAGGATAGTGTAGCGTGTGGCATGCTGTTCGACGCGTCTATACGTCTGAAGGAACGTGTGTAAAAAGCTCATACCGGATACGTTCGATCGACGTGGTACCCTCTTTGAAACGGAGCCTGTGGATGCAGGTTTCGCCCGCCACCGCCTGCAGATCGTCGGGGATGGCGTAGTCGCGTCCGTGCATCATCGCCCACGATTTGGTCATCGCCGTCAATGCCAGAGCCCCGCGGGTCGAGAGGCCGTTGACGAAGCGGCCACTGTCGCGGGTATGGGCGATGATGGCCTGGATGTAATCGAGCATCGCCTCGCTCAAATGGACCGATGCGGCACGGGCTAAGAGCTCTTCGATTTGTGGCTTTTGCATCAACGGGTTGGAAGGCATAGGCGTCTGCGTGATGCCCTGAAGCACTTTGCGTTCCGCCTCTGCATTGGGATAGCCGATACCGAAGGAACAGATGAAACGGTCGAGCTGTGAAGAAGGGAGCGGGAAAGTACCAACCTCTTCGTGCGGATTCTGCGTAGCGATGACAAAAAAGGGTTCAGGCAATGGGTACGAGATACCGTCGATCGTCACATGCCGCTCCTCCATCGCCTCGAGCAGTGCCGACTGGGTCTTTGGCATCGAACGGTTGATTTCATCCGCGAGAAGAAACGGTGTGAAGATGGGGCCTTTTTTCAGAGTGAAGCCGCCGCTTTTGAGATCGAAGTAGCTGACACCCAGAATGTCGGAAGGGAGCAGGTCGCTCGTAAACTGGATACGTCCGAACTTCAGTCCCATCACCGATGCAAAAGTTTTTGCGAGTGTCGTTTTGCCGACGCCCGGAATATCTTCGAGCAGCAGATGCCCTCTTGCGAAAAAGGCGGCGAGCGTCAGGGTGATGGCGTGGCGTTTCCCAAGAAGATGCGATTCGATCGCATCGACGATGGGAATGAAGTCGGAAGAGAGGCTGTTTGGCATCGTGAGGGAAAGTCCTGACCAATCATGGGCTCAGGAGAACTCTTCAGGGGTGCTGGTCGTATCGAGAAGCATCGGCCCACCGAGGTCGACGCGCTCGAACTCTTTCGTACGGCCCGGAAGTTCCTGACGGACGATGTAGAGCTCGCCGTAAACCTGCTGCGTTCTTAGCACATGCTCGTCGATTTCGAGCTTCTCGTCGTTGTACCATGCATTTTCCGGAACGACGAGATCGCACAGAAAGTCGTAGTATCCTTCACGGATCACGTCGTACTGGTTGTGTGACTGGCTGCAATCGAGATAGCCGAACTTGACGTTTTCGAGCGTAAACGATGCTTCTCCTTCGCCGCTGATGTCCCAGTAGGCTTCGCCAACTTCGGTTCGGATGAAGATGACGTCGCCGATCTTCGCTTTTTCGAGAAGCTCGAGTTTGGTATCGACATTGATATTTTGAAGTGTCATGTCGTCGAGAGAGACTTCCACCTCTTCGAGGTTGTCGGCATCGAGCGTGATCGTCGCTGTATCGGGATGGAAAGTCGTAAAGGTCTGAGCGCTGTCGAGCTCTTCGAGTTCGCCGCTTTCGATGTAGGCGTTGATGTTTTCGAAAAGCTCTGTGATGTTCTCTTTGTCGAAATCGGTATCGGCATCGATTTCAAGGCCTTCGAACTCGAGGCGGTTGAGTTTGTAGAATCCTATTTTTCTTCCTTCGGCTTCTATATGCAGTTTAAATGCCATTGTATGTTCCTTTTAATTTATTTGGTTATTATACATTGAATCTGAAGTGCATGACATCGCCGTCTTGAACCACGTAATCTTTACCCTCGAGACGCATTTTCCCGGCCTCCTTGGCTCCCTGTTCGCCGCCATACTCGATGAAGTCTTCATAGGCGATCACTTCGGCGCGGATGAAGCCTTTTTCGAAATCGTTATGGATGACACTGGCCGCTTTCGGGGCTTTCCAACCGCGATGGATCGTCCAGGCGCGCACCTCTTTGACACCGGCGGTGAAGTAGCTGATCAGCCCCAGACGCTCGAACGCGGTTCGGATGATCTTGTCCAGACCCGACTCTTCGATACCGAGCTCTTCGAGGAACTCTTTGGCCTCATCCTCTTCGAGCTGGACCAGCTCCTCTTCGATTTTGGCGCAGAGCTTGATGACATCCGCACCCACCTCTTCGGCGTGTTTCTTGACCGCCTGGACATATTCGTTGTCTTCGAGCAATCCTTCTTCATCGACGTTGGCGCCGTAGATGATCGGTTTGTTGCTCAAAAAACGAAGCTCTTTGTCGAGTTGGATGAAGTTCTCGTCGTCACGCTTCTCGAAGGTGCTGACCGGTTTGATCTCTTCGAGGTGTTTCATCAACTCCTGGGCAATCTCGAGTTGCGCGCGCACCTTTTTGTCGCCGGTTTTCGCCTGGCGTGCGAGGCGGTCGATCTTCTTTTCGAGCTGCTGAATGTCGGCGAAGATCAGTTCACTCTCGATGATCTCGATGTCGCGCAGCGGGTCGATACTCCCTTCGACGTGGGTGATATTGCCGTCTTCGAAGCAGCGTACCATATGCAAGATCATCTCCGTTTCACGGATATTGCTCAAAAACTGGTTGCCCAGCCCTTCGCCTTTGCTGGCACCCTTGACGAGCCCGGCGATATCGACGAAGTCGATCGTCGAGTGCTGGATACGCTCGGGATTGACGATTTTGGCCAACTCCTCCAGACGCGGATCTGGAACGGGAACGACCGCCTTGTTCGGTTCGATCGTACAAAACGGATAGTTGGCAGACTCGGCATTCTGCGCTTTGGTAAGCGCGTTAAACGTGGTCGATTTGCCGACATTCGGCAGCCCGACGATTCCTACGGGAAGACCCATATAAAGACTCCTTGTTTGCTTGTAAATCTTCTGTTTTCAAGGGAAGTTTCGCAGTTTAAATAAAAAGGGAGTATACCAAAGATAGCGAAAGAAAATCAACAAAAAAGTAGCCTGTCCCCATTAATTAGCCTGTCCCCATTAATCCATTAATCTATAATTAATAAAAGTAAAGGGGACAGGCTACTTTTAAGCCATTTTCGATAGGATGATAAAATCATTTCTTAGTTCAAATCTAAAAAGGTAGTTGTATGCCGAGAATCGCTAGAGGTGAAACGGTCGGTGGAATTTACCATGTCATCAATCGTGGTAATATGCGGATGCGGATTTTTGACGATGATGAAGATTACAACTATTTTCTCGATCTGCTCGAGACGGCGAAAAAGCGGGAACCGGTGAGAGTACATGCCTACTGTCTATTGCCGAATCATTTTCATCTGATGCTCGTTCCACAGAAAGAGGGAGGACTGAGTCGCTTCATGCAGTGGGTGATGACGTCGCATGTGCGCTACTACCACAAAAAGAACAAAACCTCGGGCCATGTGTGGCAGGGGCGCTTCAAGAGTTTTATCGTGCAGCAGGAGAGCTACTATCTGACGCTGATGCGTTATATCGAAGCCAATGCGAAACGGGCCGGGTTGGTGGACGATGCTGGCGTTTGGCGGTATGGTTCGCTCTATGAGAGAATCCATAAAAGTAGATCGCTGCTCGATGAGACGTATCTCGACCTTGGAGATGGCTGGCACGATTTTGTCAATGAGCCGATTTATGCTGCCGAACTTGAAAAGATACGCAATAGCGTCAACCGACAGGCGCCATTGGGTACGCCGGAGTGGCAAAAGCAGACGGCCGCGGAACTCGGGCTGTTGTCGACACTCAATAGACGAGGCCGTCCAAAAAAGAAGAAGGAGGAATGAATGACCGATGAGTGGATAAGAATGGGCTTGATCGTCGGAGCGGTGATTGTGATGGTCGTGATTTTGAAGATGCCCAAGAAAGATAAAAAAGAGGACGATACGAGAGATAGATGATTGTTGGGCAAGGGGAGAATGATTTCTCATGCCCCCTTGCCCAGGAAAACGACTAATGTGAAGACGACTTATCCTCTTTATTGGCCTGTTTTACAATCTGCTCGAACCATTTGACAGTCATGCGCACACCCGCGCCGCTGGCACCGGCAGGGTTGTAGCCCCACGGTTTTTCGACGAAGGCCGGGCCTGCGATATCCAGGTGCAGCCACTTGTGTTTGTACTCTTTTTCGATGAAATGATCGAGAAAGAGTGCTGCAGTGATGGCACCGCCGTAGCGCGAGCTGCTGATGTTGCAGACGTCGGCGACATCGCTTTTGAGCAGTTTTTTCAGGTAACGGTTGAACGGTAACGTTCCAGTGAGTTCGCCGGCATTGGTCGCGGCTTTCGAGAAGCTGTGTTTGAGCCCTCTGTCGTGGCCCATCAAGCCTGTCGTATATTCGCCAAGTGCCACGACGCATGCCCCGGTCAATGTCGCGAAGTCGAGCAGGTAGTCGGGCGCAACCTTCTCCTGCGCGTAGCAGAGGCAGTCGGCGAGTACCAGGCGGCCTTCTGCATCGGTGTTGCGGATCTCGATTGTCGTGCCGTTCTTGGCTTTGAGGATGTCGTCGGGTTTGTAGGCGTTACCTCCGATCATGTTTTCGGTTGCACCGATGATGCCGTGTACCTCGATAGGAAGTTTCAGCTCACTCACCGCCTTCATGATGCCAAGTACCGCACAGGCTCCCGATTTGTCCGACTTCATCGTCACCATATATTCGGCCGGCTTGAGGCTGAGGCCGCCGCTGTCGTAGGTGAGCCCTTTTCCGACGAGTGCCACTTTGAACTTCGCGTTTTCGGGCTTGTAGGCCAGGTGTACAAGTCTTGGCGGATGGTGGCTCGCACGGCTAACGGCAAGAAAAGCCTCCATGTTTTCGGCTTCCAGCCCCTTTTCATCGAGTACGATGCACTCCAGGCCGTTCTCTTCGGCGAGTGAGACCGCTTTGAGTCCCAGAATCTCCGGTGTCATGTCGTCGGGCGGCATGTTGACGATGCTGCGCGTATAGTTGGTTGCCAGTGCGACGGTAACGGCTGCATCGACATACGCTTTGGCTTTTTCACAGTCGATACTTTTGCCGTTGAAATCCTCACATGCGATCGTCACTTTTTTGATCGGGTGCTTCGCCTTTTCGGTTTTGTAGGCGTCGAATTCGTAGTCGCCGAGGATCATTCCTTCGGCCATCGCTTTGATGTTTTGCGCCGAGCATTTTCCAAGGTAAAGCCCCGTTTTGACGTGCTCGGCTTTCGTCTTGCGTAGGGCACGGATCGCAGCGGCATAGGCGCTTCGGATGTCGTCATGGTGCAAAGAGTCGGCTCCGACGTAGATGCGCCGACTCTGCGGCATCAGGCATGTCTCATCCTGCCCGCCTTCGAAACCTGAAAGTTCCAGTAGCTTTTTGTCCTCTTCGGCCCATGGATGGCCGAGGTTTTTTTCGACGACACAGACGATCTCCATGTCGGCTTCGATTTCACTTCGCGGCTGCGTTGTTGTTTCGATTTTCATATCGCTCTTTTCTCCTCTGTAAAATATTCTTTTCGATACGTTTGAATGTGTAGACGATCCCTCCGAAAAAGAGACCTGCCATTGGGAGTGCAAAATACCAGTGCTCTTTTGTGTACTCTAGCACTTCCAGGATCTGTTCGCCGAAAATATAGGCCAGTACGATCGTGATGGCTGCCCACACCTGGGCGCTGATAAAGTTTATGATAGCGAATTTTTTCGCATCGTAGCGTGTCAGTCCGATGCTCATCGGTATGATCGTTCTCAAACCGTACAGGTAACGCTGTATGAAAATGACGGGCCAGCCGTACTTTTTAAGCAGCAGGTGTGCCAGTGCGAACTTCCTGCGGTGGTTGTGAAGGTATTGGTGAATCCACTTTTTGTTGTAGCGGCCGATATAAAAATAGATCTGGTCGCCGACAAATCCGCCAAGACCCGCCACGAAAATCGCGGCTGACATATTCATGTGTCCGGTGTGGACCATCGTTCCTGCCATAACGAGTCCGAGCTCACCCTCCATGATACTCCAGACAAAGAGGATGATGTAGCCATACTCTGTCAACGCATGGAGTAAAAACGCTTCCACGAGGCTCCTTTAGTCAAAATGTAGCAGATCTTTGGCCTGAACCATATCTTTGTCGCCCCGACCGGAGAGGTTGACGATGACCAGCTTGTTTTTGATGCGTTCAGGCTCCATCTTTTTGAGGTAGGCGATGGCGTGAGAGCTCTCGAACGCGGGAATGATACCTTCTCTTTGGCTGAGCCAGACGAAGGCGTCGAGCGCTTCGGCGTCGGTGATGGCGTCGTATTCCGCCGCACCGATCTCTTTGAGATAGGCGTGTTCCGGGCCGATGCCGGGATAGTCGAGGCCGGCGGAAATGGAGTGGGCTTCGAGAATCTGGCCGTCTTCATCCTGTAGCAGATAGCTCATCTGTCCATGCAATACACCCGGGCTTCCTTTGGCAAGGCTGGCACCGTGTTTGTCGGTATCGAGCCCCAGGCCCCCGGCTTCGATACCGATACAGGTGGTCTCCGGCTCTTCGAGAAAGTGGGCGAAGATTCCCATGGCGTTCGAGCCGCCGCCAATGCAGGCGATGACGTAGTCGGGCAGGCGGTTTTGCGCTTTTAGGATCTGCCCTTTCGCTTCGTAACTGATGATTCCCTGAAAATCGCGCACCATCATCGGGTAGGGGTGCGGGCCCGCAACGGTACCGATGATGTAGAAGGTGTCGCGCGCGTTGGTGACCCAGTATCGGATCGCGTCGTTCATCGCGTCTTTGAGGGTTTTGCTGCCGCTTTCGACTGCATGGACCTTGGCACCCAGCAGTTTCATCCGGAAAACGTTGAGCTCCTGCCGTGCGACATCTTTGGCTCCCATGAAGATTTCACACTCGAGGCCCAGCAACGCTGCAATCGTGGCGGTTGCGACGCCATGCTGCCCTGCACCCGTTTCGGCGATCACTTTTTTCTTGCCCAGGCGTTTGGCGATGAGCCCTTGCAAGATCGTATTGTTGATTTTATGGGCGCCTGTATGGTTCAGGTCTTCTCGTTTGAGGTAGACCGTCGCACCCACTTCGTCGGAGATATTTTTGGCGTAGTAGAGCGGGCTCGGGCGCCCGACGTAGTGTTCGAGGTAGTAGTGCGCCTCCTCCCAGAATGTTTCGTCGAAGCGGATTTTGGCGTATGCATCGTCGAGTTCCTGCAGAATGGGCATCAACGTTTCGGGGACGTAACGCCCGCCGAAGATGCCGAAGTGTCCCAGCTTGTCCGGGTCGAATTTGAGTGGTTTTGGGATATACATCTAGATGACCTCCAAAACGGAATAGACGGGTGAGAGATTTTTGACCTTCTCGACACCGCCCAAAAATGTGAGGTTGATGAGAAAACAGGTTTCGACACATTCGGCTTTGGCGTCGTTGATGAGTTTGACGGCGGCTTCCGCAGTACCACCGGTGGCAATCAGGTCGTCGATAAGTAGAACGCGTGCGCCTTCTTTGTTCAAGAACGCGTCGATATGGATCTCCACTTCGTCCACACCGTATTCGAGCGAGTATTTCTCTGCAATCGTAGTGGAGGGCAGCTTTCCTTTTTTACGAATTGGAACGAATCCGATACCGAGTTTCGCTGCCAGTGCAGCACCGAAGATAAAGCCGCGACT
Coding sequences:
- a CDS encoding adenine phosphoribosyltransferase encodes the protein MKTLTPEEKKLLLDSIRDIPDFPKPGILFKDITTLLNDAKAFNLLMDHLTERYSDANLDFVAGIESRGFIFGAALAAKLGIGFVPIRKKGKLPSTTIAEKYSLEYGVDEVEIHIDAFLNKEGARVLLIDDLIATGGTAEAAVKLINDAKAECVETCFLINLTFLGGVEKVKNLSPVYSVLEVI
- a CDS encoding DedA family protein; the protein is MEAFLLHALTEYGYIILFVWSIMEGELGLVMAGTMVHTGHMNMSAAIFVAGLGGFVGDQIYFYIGRYNKKWIHQYLHNHRRKFALAHLLLKKYGWPVIFIQRYLYGLRTIIPMSIGLTRYDAKKFAIINFISAQVWAAITIVLAYIFGEQILEVLEYTKEHWYFALPMAGLFFGGIVYTFKRIEKNILQRRKERYENRNNNAAAK
- a CDS encoding AAA family ATPase translates to MPNSLSSDFIPIVDAIESHLLGKRHAITLTLAAFFARGHLLLEDIPGVGKTTLAKTFASVMGLKFGRIQFTSDLLPSDILGVSYFDLKSGGFTLKKGPIFTPFLLADEINRSMPKTQSALLEAMEERHVTIDGISYPLPEPFFVIATQNPHEEVGTFPLPSSQLDRFICSFGIGYPNAEAERKVLQGITQTPMPSNPLMQKPQIEELLARAASVHLSEAMLDYIQAIIAHTRDSGRFVNGLSTRGALALTAMTKSWAMMHGRDYAIPDDLQAVAGETCIHRLRFKEGTTSIERIRYELFTHVPSDV
- a CDS encoding leucyl aminopeptidase — protein: MKIETTTQPRSEIEADMEIVCVVEKNLGHPWAEEDKKLLELSGFEGGQDETCLMPQSRRIYVGADSLHHDDIRSAYAAAIRALRKTKAEHVKTGLYLGKCSAQNIKAMAEGMILGDYEFDAYKTEKAKHPIKKVTIACEDFNGKSIDCEKAKAYVDAAVTVALATNYTRSIVNMPPDDMTPEILGLKAVSLAEENGLECIVLDEKGLEAENMEAFLAVSRASHHPPRLVHLAYKPENAKFKVALVGKGLTYDSGGLSLKPAEYMVTMKSDKSGACAVLGIMKAVSELKLPIEVHGIIGATENMIGGNAYKPDDILKAKNGTTIEIRNTDAEGRLVLADCLCYAQEKVAPDYLLDFATLTGACVVALGEYTTGLMGHDRGLKHSFSKAATNAGELTGTLPFNRYLKKLLKSDVADVCNISSSRYGGAITAALFLDHFIEKEYKHKWLHLDIAGPAFVEKPWGYNPAGASGAGVRMTVKWFEQIVKQANKEDKSSSH
- a CDS encoding DUF58 domain-containing protein; this encodes MSFLHTFLQTYRRVEQHATRYTILVVLLLVGLFLEAYMHNFNLVYITLFFLFAAVLTAAPLGILNIGRLEAGFEGCGRLFAKRESHCRFNVKNPSPATAWGIALWCKDQSQPLSSIEPQTVIRANLPIVPKRRGRMALGPCRLESRFPLSTIRFVLPIEARCEVVVYPEPKGKPLQSYLQRIRTHYGEETDFDGLVHYSGSQSASRIHWPSVAKGETMVKHFITEHETQTLRFDFKSCAKSDEARLSQLTLWALECEKRGLPFIIRMPHGELDSRKEGIDAILETLATY
- the trpB gene encoding tryptophan synthase subunit beta, whose product is MYIPKPLKFDPDKLGHFGIFGGRYVPETLMPILQELDDAYAKIRFDETFWEEAHYYLEHYVGRPSPLYYAKNISDEVGATVYLKREDLNHTGAHKINNTILQGLIAKRLGKKKVIAETGAGQHGVATATIAALLGLECEIFMGAKDVARQELNVFRMKLLGAKVHAVESGSKTLKDAMNDAIRYWVTNARDTFYIIGTVAGPHPYPMMVRDFQGIISYEAKGQILKAQNRLPDYVIACIGGGSNAMGIFAHFLEEPETTCIGIEAGGLGLDTDKHGASLAKGSPGVLHGQMSYLLQDEDGQILEAHSISAGLDYPGIGPEHAYLKEIGAAEYDAITDAEALDAFVWLSQREGIIPAFESSHAIAYLKKMEPERIKNKLVIVNLSGRGDKDMVQAKDLLHFD
- the ychF gene encoding redox-regulated ATPase YchF, which produces MGLPVGIVGLPNVGKSTTFNALTKAQNAESANYPFCTIEPNKAVVPVPDPRLEELAKIVNPERIQHSTIDFVDIAGLVKGASKGEGLGNQFLSNIRETEMILHMVRCFEDGNITHVEGSIDPLRDIEIIESELIFADIQQLEKKIDRLARQAKTGDKKVRAQLEIAQELMKHLEEIKPVSTFEKRDDENFIQLDKELRFLSNKPIIYGANVDEEGLLEDNEYVQAVKKHAEEVGADVIKLCAKIEEELVQLEEDEAKEFLEELGIEESGLDKIIRTAFERLGLISYFTAGVKEVRAWTIHRGWKAPKAASVIHNDFEKGFIRAEVIAYEDFIEYGGEQGAKEAGKMRLEGKDYVVQDGDVMHFRFNV
- a CDS encoding transposase, producing MPRIARGETVGGIYHVINRGNMRMRIFDDDEDYNYFLDLLETAKKREPVRVHAYCLLPNHFHLMLVPQKEGGLSRFMQWVMTSHVRYYHKKNKTSGHVWQGRFKSFIVQQESYYLTLMRYIEANAKRAGLVDDAGVWRYGSLYERIHKSRSLLDETYLDLGDGWHDFVNEPIYAAELEKIRNSVNRQAPLGTPEWQKQTAAELGLLSTLNRRGRPKKKKEE
- a CDS encoding phosphatidylserine decarboxylase, translated to MVKKHITNTVSQWFGRFANHEFSSGVQSFINHAYVNLLGLDMSEFAPPSTYPTLNKLFTRELKKRRPIDYRHGALISPVDAYVTECGKLEQDKALQIKGMSYSIDDLLTLQYGREAKALYDGSYINFYLSPKDYHRYHMPYKLRIASILHQPGKLYPVNFPSLRRTKELFVENERVILECFTEKNHRIFIVLVGALNVGKMTIAFDHRIKTNADRREPTFYKYDKKPVWLHKGDLLGMFMMGSTVLIFAEPGLMDVRTNDRTHVRFGERVAIINE
- a CDS encoding transglutaminase family protein yields the protein MRYWKRSQPTERPIAMTDPKALRLLDIAYLTVLPPILLVAKLPMLLFMMVVVFLVISRKSVSRPLLVFTALLGLVAIFLSLYGAFNFIGLSRLKLFVELLAYLLILAVSLQRLTRTINGYLIVSPMLLLALSLFFFDSIAMLVYIVFELFILLWLILTWQMQSGFRESLRMTGILFLLSLPWVVLLFIFFPRISFGHASYGFRGESFQRMGHDGTMRLDAGALNVLSDRIVMEVGFEGEFPPESKLYFRGSVLYVDKKDHWEPLPPFIQHRIAPRKYATPPMYEEATNIVIYKVNLYPTHKKWLYLLDLPIEAPEGAWINADFETTVKETIDAPQIYEASSALEYRYGASTDETVIAYALDANASSNPKTAAAAKKIRADYPEEERRIDALVRFFKTARLTYTLKPEPLELNHATDSFLFEKKKGYCVHFASSFVTMARLAGLPARIVTGYKGKMANRVKNYLAVEERDAHAWAEVLIDGHWQRVETTATAAFISDDTVAELLRKDTTQGDATVSRARTRLDLYILYAKYQVETWILRYSRFRQMQLLEKAKNDPIFVIQFIVALLLLIIVVTIAVRHFKRAPCPDKILCLLQPLLKRLEKEGYSRKEGETLRSLFKRYLEDHPEEEPIETIDRIYHHLRYGKNENELKELKEKIRAFLKNRIDER